A single genomic interval of Hyalangium ruber harbors:
- a CDS encoding DUF6310 domain-containing protein, with protein sequence MIGTVVVAVVIKEGLDAYERSASRERAKPETQARPSNAEEPVANGEPMPRGLGRDWVPPDPSDLEPRERRPECTPKRVPPKGGNNTHNRCADRIPFNAVPGANALVNGKAFDGWQVVAGVLWKVKTDNFDSYPQELQDIVIRKNVRDFLTELELARACGFNFRVGVRSATHKAMLETAERRLQGLIVLMDWC encoded by the coding sequence GTGATTGGGACCGTGGTGGTGGCGGTTGTCATCAAGGAGGGCCTGGATGCCTATGAACGGAGCGCATCCCGTGAGCGTGCGAAGCCCGAGACTCAGGCGCGGCCATCCAATGCGGAGGAACCCGTGGCGAACGGCGAGCCCATGCCGAGAGGCTTGGGCCGGGATTGGGTTCCCCCAGATCCGTCAGACCTGGAGCCGCGCGAACGCCGCCCCGAATGCACGCCCAAGCGGGTTCCTCCCAAGGGTGGAAATAACACGCATAACAGGTGCGCTGACAGAATCCCCTTCAATGCCGTCCCTGGCGCTAATGCGCTTGTCAATGGTAAGGCATTCGACGGGTGGCAAGTCGTCGCGGGCGTGCTTTGGAAAGTCAAGACAGACAACTTCGACTCGTACCCACAAGAGCTTCAAGACATCGTGATCAGAAAGAATGTGCGTGACTTCTTGACCGAGCTAGAGCTTGCGAGGGCATGCGGATTCAACTTCCGGGTTGGCGTGCGAAGCGCCACGCATAAAGCCATGCTGGAAACCGCCGAACGGCGACTCCAGGGCCTTATCGTCCTCATGGATTGGTGCTGA
- a CDS encoding FAD-binding protein — translation MIDDGIVLDMRPMKGARVDPVCRVVRAQAGLTWGELAERVEKPLTGLPRRIDRIGV, via the coding sequence TTGATCGATGATGGCATCGTTCTCGACATGCGCCCCATGAAGGGCGCCCGGGTCGATCCCGTCTGCCGCGTGGTGCGCGCCCAGGCCGGTCTCACCTGGGGTGAGTTGGCGGAGAGGGTGGAGAAGCCATTGACCGGACTTCCGAGGCGTATAGACAGGATAGGAGTATAG
- a CDS encoding DUF5953 family protein, which yields MIVYAPALVGDDSRTLAVVRGMERARPGLRIGLMISDEGQLIRLPDRDAFVAREGRRGEMPPLRSTDDNFRVSVTGWGIPAGLCPGGRAQFEFHVALPLSAEGSAAAEVLLEAVGENGSAFWGHATPVSAAVDIARQTKNLPDDLEPPPRRLPVIKSPSAMRSPEIPYYLGWLNYWSAAAARAIGFPDPARDAELLSRARRTESGGWVVQLTDAPLDLDNPAHLDALKRTYERFPEIGGRAVR from the coding sequence ATGATCGTCTATGCGCCCGCGCTCGTGGGGGATGATAGCCGCACCTTGGCTGTAGTTCGTGGGATGGAGCGCGCACGGCCTGGCTTGCGCATCGGGTTGATGATTTCCGATGAGGGGCAACTTATCCGGTTGCCGGATCGCGATGCCTTCGTCGCCCGAGAGGGCCGTCGTGGGGAAATGCCGCCGCTGCGCAGTACCGATGATAACTTCCGAGTGAGCGTAACGGGATGGGGAATTCCGGCGGGGCTTTGCCCTGGCGGCCGGGCTCAGTTTGAATTCCATGTGGCGCTGCCGCTGTCCGCTGAAGGCAGCGCTGCCGCGGAGGTTTTGCTGGAAGCCGTAGGGGAGAATGGAAGCGCGTTCTGGGGGCACGCGACGCCGGTCAGCGCGGCTGTGGACATCGCACGCCAGACGAAGAATCTACCGGACGATTTAGAGCCGCCTCCCCGCAGGCTGCCTGTAATCAAGTCCCCGAGTGCCATGCGTTCGCCGGAGATTCCCTATTACCTTGGGTGGCTGAACTACTGGTCTGCCGCTGCCGCACGAGCCATCGGGTTCCCGGATCCTGCTCGCGACGCTGAGCTGCTCTCGCGGGCGCGGCGCACGGAATCGGGCGGGTGGGTGGTGCAGCTCACCGATGCGCCGCTCGACCTCGACAACCCCGCCCACCTGGACGCGCTGAAGCGGACCTACGAGCGCTTCCCGGAGATCGGCGGGCGCGCGGTACGGTAA